TCGCTGACAGTATCTATGAGTCTCTGGGTTATGACGCCGTTAAAGACCACGGCGTAAACGTCCTTGCGCTCCTTGAGCTGGTTGGTGAGCTCCCTCACCGGTATCTCGGTTATGACGTTCTTGTTCTCGTCGAGGAGGAGGGCTATGCCGTCCTTCTTAACACGCTCGATGAACTCGCCGAACTCTTCAAGTTCGGGAGCTTGGGCCTTCTCGATGGGTTTGACTATTTTCTCCTCCTTAGGAACCGGCTTCTCGACCTTCTCAGGCTTTCCCTCTTCAACCTTAACCGGGACAACCCTTGGTTCTTTTGGTTCAACTTTTCTGGTTTCCTGCTTCTCCTGCCTCTCCTTTATGATGTCGTAGAAACTCCTGCCCTTGTTGAACATCTCGTTAATGACCTGCTCGGCGGGAACCTTGCTCCTTAGGGCCTTGACGATTTCCTTCTTGGTGAGCTCCTCAACTTCCTTACCCTCAGGAGCCCTCGCCACGTAGTCCACATCGGCAACCTGAAGGAGCTCCTTGAGGATTAGCTCCCCACCGCGGTCACCGTCGGTGAAGGCCGTAACTATCCTCTCCTTGCTGAGCTTGATTATGGTCTCCGGAATGGACGTTCCTTCAACGGCTATGGCGTTCTTTATGCCATGCTTGAGAAGGTTGAGCACATCAGCCCTGCCCTCAACCACGATGATTGAATCCGAAAACGGAACGTGTGGCCCAGCTGGAAGCTTCTCGGGGCCGTACTCGATAAGCTCCTTAGCTCTAACAGCTTTCTTAACCTCCTCGGTGAGCTCCTGAGTTTCGGGAATCTCCTGCTCCATGAGGGTTTCAAGTATCTCCTTGGCCCTCTCGATGATGTACTTCCTCTTCGTTGCCCTCACATCTTCAATGCGGAGAACCCTTATTTTGGCCTCCGCCGGACCAACCCTGTCTATTGTCTCCAGTGCGGCCGCCAGAATCGCTGTCTCAACCCTGTCGAGGCTCGACGGAACCGTTATTGTTCCGTAGGTCTTGCCGGCCTTGTTGTGGACCTCAACGCGAATCCTGCCAATCCTTCCGGTCTTCTGAAGCTCCCTGAGGTCGAGGTCGTCCCCAAGGAGGCCCTCCGTCTGTCCAAAAATAGCACCAACAACGTCGGGCCTTTCAACGATGCCGTTAGCCTCAAACTCGGCGTAGATGACGTATTTGGTAGTTCCAAACTCGTCCTTTCCTGACATAAAACCACCCTCTTTAGCCTTTTTTCGTTTTTCAGCCAAAACTTGCTGGAGTATCGTCTTCTTTCTCTTCATCGAATCCCCTCCAGCCGGGGGTCAGAAACGGAGATAACCTTTAGGTAAAGGCCGTAGAGGTCCTCGACGCCCTTGATGTCCTTCTTGACAAGTTTTCTGAGCTCCTTCCATGTTTCAACGTCAACCCTGCAGGGGTAGCCGGCCAGATAGCGGAGCAACTTCCTAGCCAGCTCTTCACCCTTTCTGTCGAAGTCTGTGAGTATTTTGACGTCCCCATGGGATGAGGCGATGAGCGCGACCTCTGGCAGAGGCAGACGGGAGAGCCGGATTATCTCCGCCCTGACCCCCAGATTCCTCAGAGCCACCTCGTCTCGCATGCCCTCAACGATGAGGGCGCCCTCAAACTCTCGCAGTTCGTCTATAAGCTCCAGGAATCTTTTATAGTTTTCGGCGTACATAACGCCTCGCTACCGAGTACTCCCTAGAGTTAAAAGCTTTTGGGTCACGGTTTCAGGGAGAACCAGAGACGATAATTGTTTTTCTTTCCGATGAACAGAGCAATAACGGGGCCTATTATAAGGAGCGAGAAGAGTGTGTAACTTCCAATCCTTGAATTTTTAAATACCGTTAACCCTAGGAGCAGAGCCAGGAGAAAGCCTCCTAGGAAACCAAGAAGACCATAAAAGAGGGGGCCTCCAATGGAGGGGTTAATGGTGACAACGTACATTAAAGCACCCATTATCAGAATCGAGAGCCCAAAGTAAGGGTCACCTGAAATGGCGTAAGCCAGCAGGGTTGAAATCACGATAGCCAAGAGTGGAGCCAATCCCCTCATGGCAATAAAAATTAGGACGTCTC
This portion of the Thermococcus sp. genome encodes:
- a CDS encoding toprim domain-containing protein: MYAENYKRFLELIDELREFEGALIVEGMRDEVALRNLGVRAEIIRLSRLPLPEVALIASSHGDVKILTDFDRKGEELARKLLRYLAGYPCRVDVETWKELRKLVKKDIKGVEDLYGLYLKVISVSDPRLEGIR
- the dnaG gene encoding DNA primase DnaG; the encoded protein is MKRKKTILQQVLAEKRKKAKEGGFMSGKDEFGTTKYVIYAEFEANGIVERPDVVGAIFGQTEGLLGDDLDLRELQKTGRIGRIRVEVHNKAGKTYGTITVPSSLDRVETAILAAALETIDRVGPAEAKIRVLRIEDVRATKRKYIIERAKEILETLMEQEIPETQELTEEVKKAVRAKELIEYGPEKLPAGPHVPFSDSIIVVEGRADVLNLLKHGIKNAIAVEGTSIPETIIKLSKERIVTAFTDGDRGGELILKELLQVADVDYVARAPEGKEVEELTKKEIVKALRSKVPAEQVINEMFNKGRSFYDIIKERQEKQETRKVEPKEPRVVPVKVEEGKPEKVEKPVPKEEKIVKPIEKAQAPELEEFGEFIERVKKDGIALLLDENKNVITEIPVRELTNQLKERKDVYAVVFNGVITQRLIDTVSETGVRYLVGARKYNVVRRPVNLKIITFAE